The following coding sequences lie in one bacterium genomic window:
- the nifU gene encoding Fe-S cluster assembly protein NifU: MWNYSEKVMDHFLNPRNVGEVADADGVGEVGSMACGDALRLSFRLGEDERIAEAKFQTFGCGSAIASSSILTEMIRGKTLEEASRVTNEDIARELDGLPREKMHCSVMGREALEAAMLDYYRRQGREVPCHLLAGTTLLCHCYQVTKETVREAIERHGLESVEDVTDHTKAGGGCGDCHHEIADLLRECAERRTAAASAPAVIGTLIELAPRATHTPTGPEHDAADAALVARIAELIATEIAPALRNDGGDIEFVRYRDLRVHVRLTGNCAACRSSAVTISGLVEPRLREFVDTRLSVVEVDRR; encoded by the coding sequence ATGTGGAACTATTCCGAGAAGGTCATGGACCACTTCCTCAACCCGCGCAACGTGGGTGAAGTGGCCGATGCCGACGGTGTCGGCGAAGTGGGTTCGATGGCTTGCGGCGACGCGCTGCGCCTGAGCTTCCGACTTGGCGAGGACGAACGCATCGCCGAAGCGAAGTTCCAGACCTTCGGCTGCGGCAGCGCCATCGCCTCGAGCAGCATCCTGACCGAGATGATCCGCGGCAAGACGCTCGAGGAAGCCTCGCGCGTGACCAACGAGGACATTGCCCGCGAACTCGACGGGCTGCCGCGCGAGAAGATGCACTGCTCGGTGATGGGCCGCGAAGCGCTCGAGGCCGCCATGCTCGACTACTATCGCCGGCAGGGGCGCGAAGTGCCGTGCCACCTGCTGGCGGGGACCACCCTGCTGTGCCACTGCTACCAGGTGACCAAGGAGACGGTGCGCGAGGCCATCGAGCGCCACGGTCTCGAATCGGTCGAGGATGTGACCGACCACACCAAGGCCGGCGGCGGCTGCGGCGACTGCCACCACGAGATCGCCGACCTGCTGCGCGAGTGCGCGGAACGCCGTACGGCAGCGGCATCGGCCCCCGCGGTGATCGGCACGCTCATCGAACTGGCCCCGCGGGCAACTCACACCCCGACCGGACCGGAGCACGACGCGGCCGACGCCGCGCTGGTTGCCCGCATTGCGGAGTTGATCGCGACGGAGATCGCGCCGGCCCTCAGGAACGACGGCGGCGACATCGAGTTCGTCCGCTACCGCGACCTGCGCGTGCACGTGCGCCTGACCGGCAACTGCGCCGCCTGCCGCTCGTCGGCCGTCACCATCTCCGGGCTGGTCGAGCCTCGCCTTCGCGAATTCGTCGATACCCGGTTGTCCGTCGTCGAAGTGGACCGCCGATGA
- the nifS gene encoding cysteine desulfurase NifS encodes MNAEARPPSLLDGLPARPETGIYFDNNATTPVAPEVVRKMVPLLTEHYGNPSSMHSFGARAGDEVAEARRRVAALLGAAQPGEIVFTSGGSESDNLAIVGTLHAYPDKRHLVTTEVEHPAVLGLCRELQKRHGYDVTFLKVDGNGRLDPAVVGAALRPDTALVSVMMANNETGVLFDIDAIGRIVRTHGAVFHVDGVQAVGKLPLDLEHAPVDLFAISGHKLHAAKGVGALYVRRGTKLRPLIVGGHQERGRRAGTENVAAIAGLGVACDLAAAGLEHENVEVRRLRDRLEQGLLAAIPDCQANGDPDYRLPNTTNISFRYIEGEGILLLLDRVGVAASSGSACTSGSLEPSHVLRAMGLPFTLTHGSIRFSLSRYNTQAEVDYVIEVLPPIIERLRLITPFNEQRATF; translated from the coding sequence ATGAACGCCGAAGCCCGTCCCCCGAGCCTGCTCGACGGCCTGCCGGCACGTCCGGAGACCGGCATCTATTTCGACAACAACGCAACGACGCCGGTGGCGCCTGAAGTGGTGCGCAAGATGGTGCCGCTGCTCACCGAGCACTACGGGAACCCCTCGAGCATGCACTCGTTCGGTGCGCGCGCCGGTGACGAGGTGGCCGAGGCCCGTCGCCGCGTCGCAGCCCTGCTGGGCGCTGCGCAACCCGGCGAGATCGTCTTCACCAGCGGCGGCTCGGAGAGCGACAACCTGGCCATTGTCGGCACGCTGCACGCGTATCCCGACAAACGGCATCTGGTGACGACCGAGGTGGAGCACCCGGCCGTGCTGGGCCTGTGCCGGGAACTGCAGAAGCGCCACGGCTACGACGTCACATTCCTGAAGGTCGACGGCAACGGGCGACTCGACCCCGCCGTGGTGGGTGCGGCGCTGCGGCCCGATACCGCGCTCGTCTCGGTGATGATGGCCAACAATGAAACCGGCGTCCTGTTCGATATCGACGCAATCGGCCGGATCGTCCGCACGCACGGGGCCGTCTTCCACGTGGACGGCGTGCAGGCGGTGGGCAAGCTGCCGCTCGACCTCGAGCATGCACCGGTAGACCTCTTCGCGATCTCGGGCCACAAGCTGCACGCAGCCAAGGGCGTCGGGGCCCTCTACGTGCGCCGGGGCACCAAGCTGCGCCCGCTGATCGTGGGCGGCCATCAGGAACGTGGCCGGCGCGCCGGCACCGAGAACGTGGCGGCGATCGCCGGCCTTGGCGTCGCCTGCGACCTGGCTGCGGCCGGTCTCGAGCACGAGAACGTCGAGGTGCGACGCCTGCGCGACCGGCTCGAACAGGGGCTGCTGGCGGCGATTCCCGACTGCCAGGCGAACGGTGACCCGGACTATCGCCTGCCGAATACGACCAACATCAGCTTTCGCTATATCGAAGGCGAGGGCATCCTCCTGCTGCTCGACCGTGTGGGTGTCGCCGCCAGCAGCGGTTCGGCCTGCACGAGCGGCAGCCTCGAGCCGTCACACGTGCTGCGGGCAATGGGCCTGCCGTTCACGCTGACGCACGGGTCGATCCGTTTCTCGTTGTCGCGCTACAACACGCAGGCCGAGGTCGACTACGTCATCGAGGTGCTGCCGCCCATCATCGAGCGCCTGCGCCTGATCACGCCGTTCAACGAGCAGAGGGCCACCTTCTGA
- the mfd gene encoding transcription-repair coupling factor, which translates to MTESSPRSHGGPGGLLHAALLDKVAGEGLEAAVVRLRSALQAPGDGPLLITGLRGGAQGLMLAGWHAASGRPAVVVAPDREAADRLADDLEVWLGPDIVCHLPQPEVLAFDRNSPDAATAGDFLTGLHRLRTQPGVLAVTSLAALRQRVMAPGTLEKAVVRLRCGQRIDPAKLGAHLVQAGYRPAGMVAKIGDFARRGGLLDVFAPGDRPLRIEFFDDEIVSLRLFEVESQRTIERTEEAVVIPVSHLWLDDDSVLACLARAESALAARPEGPDADVLEDLQRRLEDRLADDGIESFLPWTGPTATLIDYLPEGTTLFWCDPVRLNEQSVLLDGELPRLREGRFERDPVLPAIDELVEPSARLAVPRLRHVQLAESWIAGDEAAVWLDRAPRTIVDFPTTSQQLRGGNVAALRAELAVREAAGETVLLLCDNRGQAERLADLLDESDDGPVATRPLVGGIAAGFSWPGAHLHCLTDHEFFERYRRPVRARHRSSGVVKERASLRPGEYVVHLEYGIGCYKGLRVITVEGVERECLLLEYAEEGKVYVPVENIDQVERYSSDQGASPPLARLGSGSWLKVKGKASKAIRAMAAELIELYAARRAKPGFAFPPDGHLQRALEDSFLWDETPDQLTAINEVKHDMESPEPMDRLVCGDVGFGKTEVAIRAAFKAVAAGKQVAILCPTTLLAAQHGETFSERFRDFPVKVAVLNRYRTPAEQKEVLAALAAGRLDVLVGTHRLLSRDVKFKDLGLLVVDEEQRFGVRHKERLKEMKRQVDAITLSATPIPRTLYLALMGARDMSLINTPPRDRLPIHTELCAFDKRVLVEAILRELHRGGQVFFVHNRVQTIEGMAQLIRELLPNVRVAWAHGQMEEEKLERIMTSFLAHELDVLVATSIIESGLDMPRVNTIIIDRADRFGLAQLYQLRGRVGRSNHRAFAYLMTPPGERLTAEARRRLAALEEFQALGSGYHIAMRDLEIRGAGNLLGEEQHGHMEAIGFDLYCRLLEETVAELQGGGGVAPLEVKVELRLAAYLPDEYVGDPQHKMDLYRRVARTRRPEACYRLREEFKDRYGPLPAPVDNLLAIQRLRIRAGRLGIVEVRGGRQGCDFFFAGGREPAPPIIQGLMASGPKGLQFKAVDQLVMKVPAPREEHLAVADAMLERLAALQGVGLEG; encoded by the coding sequence ATGACCGAGTCCTCACCACGGTCGCACGGCGGCCCGGGCGGCCTGTTGCACGCCGCCCTGCTGGACAAAGTGGCGGGCGAGGGCCTCGAGGCGGCCGTCGTCCGGCTGCGCTCTGCCCTGCAGGCTCCCGGCGACGGCCCGCTGCTCATCACCGGCCTGCGCGGTGGCGCCCAGGGCCTGATGCTGGCCGGTTGGCACGCCGCAAGCGGGCGGCCCGCCGTGGTCGTGGCGCCGGACCGCGAGGCGGCCGACCGCCTGGCGGACGACCTCGAAGTCTGGCTCGGGCCCGATATCGTGTGTCACCTGCCGCAGCCGGAAGTCCTCGCATTCGACCGCAATTCCCCCGACGCAGCCACGGCCGGCGACTTCCTGACGGGCCTGCACCGCCTGCGCACGCAACCGGGAGTCCTGGCGGTCACGTCGCTCGCGGCGCTGCGGCAGCGCGTGATGGCCCCGGGCACGCTGGAGAAGGCGGTCGTGCGCCTTCGTTGCGGGCAGCGCATCGACCCGGCGAAGCTGGGAGCGCACCTGGTGCAGGCCGGATACCGGCCGGCGGGGATGGTCGCCAAGATCGGCGACTTCGCGCGCCGCGGCGGCCTTCTGGATGTCTTCGCGCCGGGTGACCGTCCCCTGCGCATCGAGTTCTTCGACGACGAGATCGTCTCGCTCCGCCTGTTCGAGGTCGAGTCGCAGCGGACAATCGAGCGGACCGAGGAGGCCGTCGTCATCCCGGTCAGTCACCTCTGGCTGGACGACGATTCCGTGCTCGCGTGCCTGGCGCGCGCGGAGTCCGCCCTGGCCGCGCGACCGGAGGGACCGGACGCGGATGTGCTGGAGGACCTGCAGCGCCGCCTGGAGGATCGTCTCGCCGACGACGGCATCGAGAGCTTCCTGCCGTGGACCGGGCCCACGGCGACGCTCATCGACTACCTGCCCGAGGGCACGACCCTGTTCTGGTGCGACCCGGTGCGCCTGAACGAACAGTCGGTGCTTCTGGACGGCGAACTGCCGCGGTTGCGCGAGGGCCGCTTCGAGCGCGATCCCGTCCTGCCGGCCATCGACGAACTGGTGGAGCCATCGGCGCGCCTGGCCGTGCCGCGCCTGCGTCACGTGCAACTCGCCGAGTCCTGGATCGCGGGCGATGAAGCCGCCGTCTGGCTGGACCGCGCGCCGCGCACCATCGTCGATTTCCCGACCACCTCGCAGCAGCTGCGCGGCGGCAATGTCGCGGCGCTGCGGGCCGAGCTGGCCGTCCGCGAGGCGGCCGGCGAAACGGTGCTGCTTCTCTGCGACAACCGGGGCCAGGCCGAGCGCCTGGCCGACCTGCTCGACGAATCCGACGACGGGCCCGTGGCCACGCGACCGCTGGTGGGGGGCATTGCCGCGGGCTTCTCCTGGCCGGGCGCGCACCTGCACTGCCTGACAGATCACGAGTTCTTCGAGCGCTACCGCCGTCCCGTCCGGGCCCGGCATCGCAGCAGCGGTGTCGTCAAGGAGCGCGCCTCGCTGCGACCGGGCGAGTATGTCGTGCACCTCGAGTACGGCATCGGTTGCTACAAGGGCCTGCGCGTGATCACGGTCGAGGGCGTCGAACGCGAATGCCTGCTGCTGGAGTATGCCGAGGAAGGCAAGGTGTACGTCCCGGTCGAGAACATCGACCAGGTCGAGCGCTACAGCTCCGACCAGGGAGCGTCGCCGCCGCTGGCTCGCCTCGGCTCGGGCAGCTGGCTCAAGGTCAAGGGCAAGGCCAGCAAGGCCATCCGCGCCATGGCCGCCGAACTCATCGAACTCTATGCCGCGCGTCGGGCCAAGCCGGGCTTCGCCTTCCCGCCCGACGGCCACCTGCAGCGTGCGCTCGAGGACTCGTTCCTGTGGGACGAGACCCCGGACCAGCTGACGGCGATCAATGAAGTGAAGCACGACATGGAGTCTCCCGAGCCGATGGACCGCCTTGTCTGCGGCGATGTCGGGTTCGGCAAGACCGAGGTCGCCATCCGGGCCGCGTTCAAGGCCGTGGCCGCCGGCAAGCAGGTGGCCATCCTCTGCCCGACCACCCTCCTGGCGGCCCAGCACGGCGAGACGTTCAGCGAGCGGTTCCGCGACTTCCCGGTGAAGGTGGCCGTGCTGAATCGCTACCGGACGCCGGCCGAGCAGAAGGAAGTGCTGGCGGCGCTGGCGGCGGGGCGTCTCGACGTCCTCGTCGGCACGCATCGCCTGCTGTCCCGCGATGTCAAGTTCAAGGACCTCGGCCTGCTCGTGGTCGACGAGGAGCAGCGCTTCGGCGTGCGCCACAAGGAGCGCCTGAAGGAGATGAAGCGGCAGGTCGATGCGATCACGTTGAGCGCGACGCCGATCCCCCGCACGCTGTACCTGGCGCTGATGGGTGCGCGCGACATGTCGCTGATCAATACGCCGCCGCGAGATCGCCTGCCGATCCATACCGAGCTTTGCGCCTTCGACAAGCGTGTCCTGGTCGAAGCCATCCTGCGCGAGCTGCACCGGGGCGGCCAGGTGTTCTTCGTGCACAACCGCGTGCAGACCATCGAGGGCATGGCGCAGTTGATCCGGGAGCTGCTGCCGAACGTGCGCGTCGCCTGGGCCCACGGCCAGATGGAGGAGGAGAAGCTCGAGCGGATCATGACCAGTTTCCTGGCCCACGAGCTGGACGTTCTTGTCGCCACGTCGATCATCGAGTCGGGCCTCGACATGCCCCGCGTCAATACCATCATCATCGACCGGGCCGACCGCTTCGGGCTGGCGCAGCTCTACCAGCTGCGCGGGCGCGTGGGGCGCAGCAACCACCGCGCGTTCGCGTACCTCATGACCCCGCCCGGAGAACGGCTGACGGCGGAGGCGCGTCGGCGCCTGGCTGCCCTCGAGGAGTTCCAGGCCCTCGGCTCGGGCTACCACATCGCCATGCGCGACCTCGAGATCCGCGGCGCCGGCAACCTGCTCGGCGAGGAGCAGCACGGCCACATGGAGGCGATCGGCTTCGACCTCTACTGCCGGCTGCTCGAGGAAACTGTGGCGGAACTCCAGGGCGGCGGCGGTGTTGCTCCGCTGGAGGTGAAGGTCGAACTCAGGCTGGCTGCGTACCTGCCCGACGAATACGTGGGCGACCCGCAGCACAAGATGGACCTGTATCGCCGAGTGGCCCGGACGCGGCGTCCGGAGGCCTGCTACCGGTTGCGCGAGGAGTTCAAGGACCGCTACGGACCGCTGCCGGCGCCGGTTGACAACCTGCTGGCAATCCAGCGGTTGCGCATCCGGGCGGGTCGGCTCGGAATCGTCGAGGTTCGCGGTGGGCGGCAGGGATGCGACTTCTTTTTCGCTGGCGGAAGGGAACCGGCGCCGCCTATTATACAAGGCTTGATGGCGTCGGGGCCCAAGGGCCTGCAATTCAAGGCCGTGGACCAGCTGGTCATGAAGGTGCCCGCCCCTCGCGAGGAGCACCTTGCGGTCGCGGACGCCATGCTCGAGCGGCTGGCCGCCCTGCAGGGCGTCGGCCTCGAGGGCTGA